Genomic window (Helianthus annuus cultivar XRQ/B chromosome 3, HanXRQr2.0-SUNRISE, whole genome shotgun sequence):
ggatggatcatgagaaaactaaaaaacctaaaagacataccaaaattctttttttttttggatttttttaataaaaataaaaactgtttttcaataaaaaaaaattgtactgcacatgtgACTTAATACGAAAAAGCctaacccacccccaccccaccccccataGCCTTAGTTCCTCAAAGATACCAGAGAACTAAGAAATACTAACGATATAATCATGGATTGTCCATAACGAGCAGGGACACTACGACCACTCGTGTCCTAAAAAACGAGAGGGGTCAAAATTATACACCGACTAGCGCTCGTTCGCTATAAGAGATCAAACAAATAACAATGTTATGATAAGTAAAGAACATAATCGGTGATCGTAGCCTGTATAAACTAACTCATTATCCCAAGTCCTTAATGCCAAACTAACCTAACACTTAACACTTAACACTTGATACAAAATCCGAGGTTTTTTGTCTAAAAAACCCTTGTTGCACCATACTAATCTCAATATCGTGGATCATTTTAGATGTACATTTATACGTTAATGTTAATAAACATGTATATGCTTTCAAACAGAAACAAATGTAAGTTATGAAGCATTACACAGAGTAAAACTTTCATAAACCTCGAACCAAGTTGAAGCGTGCATGAAACTTTTCGTATACAATATTAAAGAAAACAAAGATCTTATTAACCAGGTCTATCGAAGTATAACGAGCATGGTCAAAAAGGGTGCGGATTACAGAAACAATCATTAATAACAACAGACCTCGATTTCTTCATTTTCTGGGGCCCGAAGAGTAAAGTTACAATATTTGTATCGTCGTTACTTTTTACCAGTCATACCCGCAACCACCTGCAGCGCGATCCAAGGGGATTAGTGAGTGTGTTATATGACCAGACAAACAAACGAAAACCTCAGACAACATAAAAAACAAAGAGATATGTTACTCACATCGCTTAATACAGGTGGAGGAACTTGCTTAGTTGATTCAAAGGAATCCAGCATAGGGCGCACGAACGCAGGAAGAAACAGCCCTAAAATTCAAAGTCAAAGTTAGGTTTGTGACaagattattataattattatcaaCTGCTGACAAGATTAGGTTTATAAGACTATTAGACTggagggtatgggggccggcttaggcCCGGCGTGGCCCGGCGCTGCACCCCCATAGGAACGGTGCGTCTTCTCCGGCCTCCCAACGACGTGCTCGACGGGCCCAGTTTCTCTCTCCTCACACACACACagctatacatacatacatatatatataaaggggttcatcccccacccctcTAGGTCCATCCCCCTTTAGGCCGCGCTTACGTGGCggtgacgtggcggcccatccccttggggatgaggctctccataccctccAGTCTTACGTATACTTCTACTGTGAACAAATAATTTACTTCATTTTACATGAAACTTTAACGCTAAAACATAGAACCATTAGAAATGTGGGGAAAGTGTGAAACTTGAAAGAACGATTTCAGCATTTGCAAGACCTTGGTTTAAAAAGGCGCACGAGGCGCTCTGGAAAAAGCATCAAGGGAAAATATACGTGCCTCAAGTAGTTATGGGTCGAAGTTGGTCAAAACTAGGGTGTGTTAGAAGTTTATATGTGAACACACCTAGAGAAGAACTTATTAAAGGACACGCACCTCGGCTTTTGGGCATAAATGCTCTGCGTTTTTAAACCAAGTTCAAGATTAAGACAATCTTATAGTATAAGAAACGAAAGCAAAGCTGGCTTCCAAATTTGAGGAGTCTAAGTGTCGTAATGCTATAGTTTAGGCTGTTTAGTTTCAGTTACATGGCATAATAAGATAAATACAAAGCACAATAAAAAACTTAAGCTGTTCATAAGCTCTCTAGTATCCCACAGGAAGGACTGCTTGAGGACATTTACAGAACTTTTTTGTCAATTATgaattgattatatatactttGTACCATAGTTGTCAAAGGCGCAAGGCGCTTAAAAAGTGAGGGCCTGATATAAGCAAGCCGCATAGCCTATGCAGTCAATAGCGGTGCTATAGCACGGCTATAGTGGTTAGCGGACCTCAGGGTGTGTAGCGGTTCAAATAGCGGTGGCCTATAGCGGTTCCGCTATTAGCGGCGCTAAATACTGCTATTTGGCAACCTATATAGCGGTTATAGCATGGATTTTAGCGGTAAAGGCCCAAATGCAAAATAAAACCTAAATTGAAGCTAAATCTTTCAATCGCTGGAAGCTAGTGCCTCGTCTGTCACTCACAGTTCATCTTGGTTTCGAATTTTCTTCTCTTCAACAGTTTAGGCATAAACATACATGTTTTAGGGATTTCAGCTTGTTTATGACTACTTTAGGCTGGTTCTAGGCCATAAGAATGTCATCGAGGCGCCTGGATAGTCGCAGGAGGCTTTCGTTGCGACTTGCCTCGCCGGAGTGGCTAGGTACGCGCTCAAAGGGCTTTTGGTGTAGGCAGTTTTCAACTTTTCATTAGTATTTCTGAAACAGGTTCTTCCAAAAACTAAAAGTAGTAGTTAACTAAAGATCCATACATCTAATCCCCTGTCTGAATCGAACTAAATGAATCTGAAGATATTATCAAATCCAAGAATCAGAaaagcagagagagagagagagagaaataagGGTTTATTACCGAAGCCACCGATGAGGCAAGAAGCAGCGACAATAGGTTCTTGTACCACGAACATCCTCAGCTTCTGCATAACCGTCATCTTCTCTTCTCTGTCTCCTCCGCCAACGTATCTTGTTAGGGTTTCTTTCTTTGTTTGACCTTTCTTGACTACCACCCTCCTTTCTACTTTTACTTGGTTTTATACACGGTAGACTGTGAAAAACAAAATATTACTatacttttaataaaaaaaaaattaaaatgattGCAAACTAAGGGCATGTTTGgataagctttttgaaacaacttattgacttattggctttttgaaaagtcataagctctaaaatgatgtttggcaaagaGGATGTATGTGAgggggaaaagccaataagtcaataagtcacaaaatcctgacttttccaagaacccaataagtcaataagttatttcaataagcttacccaaacatgccctaaaacAACGGCAACAATGTAATTTTTAATGGGAGACATAATCGTAATTTGAACtaggggtaaaattgtaatttgtcaAAAGATTAAACGATAGTAAGACTGTAATTTAAGCTGAGGAcaaattcgtaatttttaactgagggcactttggggggtaaaattgaagggtaatatagtcatttaactGAGGACAATTTAGGGGGTAAAATtgaagggtaatatagtcatttcaagtCATAGTTAACAGATGTGTTAACAACTTTGACACCGGGAGGTAAAGTTGCGACATAACAGcaaacgttggggggtaaaattgcaattattttcTTAGGGGGGTAGATATGCCAATTGCCCTAAACCCCAGAGGGTAAACTTGCAGTTTACtcaatttattatttatttaacagATACGTGTATTTTAACAAATTTATGAATTTGTTATACCCATATTAAAATACAAATTTGTGCAATGTCATATACCCAACTTGAGCGAAATGGCTTTTTTATTAACTCTTAGACCGTGCATAGACGTAATGGCTCCATTTTGGGGCGTTCTTGTGCTTGAAAACGCCCAAACACGTCCAGGATCGTCCCCCGGGGagggggttttttttttttttttgaatttttagtgTTTAGCGTTGTATTTTCCACGCCCATGTTCAAAAGTTTTTGGCTAATCAGTGATGTTCTACTTTTTCTTGTCCAATAAAGTTTTTTGatagtttttatttaattttatttacacCCTTTTTTTAATATAATGCCCACATCCCTACTACATCCATTTTAAAGAAACGTCTCATtgttgactgggctgccacaTAAGGCACAACGCCCAAAggtggggcattattcaccccAATAACACATGGTCTTATACTTAACGATCATCAAGCTATATTATATCAAGGAATCTTTTAGTTTACTTTAAAAAAGCCATCTTTAAATTTTCAACATTTACAAAAAGAAGATGGGCGGTAATAGTGTTGGCCCATTATTGGTTGAAATGGGCGGCTAAGgtaatagtgccaggcagctgcctggtactcccctattggcccaataaatttacgcttttattccgctttaaaattacgattttgccatcagtttaaaaatatgtttttgcccccacATAGAAATAAATTTACGTTTTTACTCGCAGCTAAATATTTAAATTTTCCCtcgattcaaaattacgattttgccccgtttaaatttacattttgcaattagttttttcccttaaaattacgattttgccatcagttagttatctttttacccccacttaaaaataaattaacgCTTTTGCTtccagctaaaaatttcaattttgccatCGGATAAAAGTTACGATTTtaccccgtttaaatttacaaaTTTGCCATTAGGTTTTTTTCTCACAGCTACGTTACGAatttgccctcaacttaaatttacattttccccgccgtttttgtttgttttcttgGTTAAATTACAATTGCACCCCCAGTGTAGAATTACAGGCATGccggcagctgcctggcactcccccattggtccatttaatttacgattttatccctgaaataaaattatgatttcgccctcagttaaaaattacgtttttcccatggttttagttttttttagcaaaactataaaaaaattTGTTTTCATTGGTTAACTCCATTTAATTTTTTCCCGTGTCAAGGAGCTGCTTAACACTcactcattagtcctgaaaaaaacacagttttgccctgagcagAAAATTACCgtcttatcatcgttttaatttttttcctagcaaaattatagtagtgttttttaatgagttaattattgttttcgtccctgtggtttgtcaaaaattactatttcagtccattagtttaaaaattgcgatttctgTCCCTgaggtttcactttcgtaaccatttcagtccacctcgtaaccatttcagtccccgtacttacagaataaatggattgaaatggttatgaaagtgaaaccacagggactggaatggttacgaaaatgaaaccacagggactgaaatcgtaatttttaaactaatgaactgaaatagtgatttttgacaaaccatagggacgaaaacagtaattaactcttttttaattgattgagaattatttgGCCATCGCCCGGGAACGCGGGCGGGGCAACCACTAGTATAATACAATAATCACATATTCATAAAATGTTTGGACAAATATAAGATATACACAATTTTTTTCTCCTAAGTCTAACAAAGATACACAAGTGTGTAACCACTCAAAACCATACTAAATTAGGGTTTATGAAGTGGCGTCGAGAAGAAGAGCTCAGGACATTATGGCGAGTGTTTACCACAAGGAGAAGGCGGTGTTTCTTCACCTCCCCTCACCTTCGTTTCTCCTTTCTCTCACACACGCAAAACTCCACTCAGTGACTACCCCCCGCCTTCATTTCCGTCACCTCCATGTGGAACAAGTTGACTGGGTGTTTCATGTTTTTCCGATGATGGCGACATGGTGGATTCTGTATGCCCTTACAATGATACGGATCCCCCATGATCCACCCAACTATTAGCTCCATGTTCTCCTGATCAATCCCACATTTATTTGCATTAGTTGTTAGAgtcttttatttttgttattttaattCCTAGAAGTGCTAGTGGGTAGTTGAACCACTAACCCATCTTCCTTATTTCCTGCATTACGTGCATGTTTTGTAAGCCTTTAAAAATGcatgtttggtgtttaatggAGGACATAAAAATTTGATCAAAAATCTCTTAACATTTACGATTcttattgttattttattttgggAGACCACCGATCTCGAACTCGGTTCTATCATTTGGTGCTTTCATTCCTCGTTCTCACCTTCCATCATGCCGCCTCGCCGTGAAAACACAACCGATACCTCTTCCACCGACGCATTGATTGCTTCCCTTGCCGAATCGGTCAACAACTTGGTTACCTCCACAACTGCAACCACCAACCAGATTGTTTCTGGTCAAGAACAACACAAGGCTCACCTGGATATTATCATCAAGCAATTAGCGGCCCAGTATGAGCAAACAAACAACCTCATTGCTACACTTCTTCGCCCCGATCCGAACAGACCTGGCCCTTCCGGGTCGaacactccgccaccaccaccgccaccaccgccaccaccaccgccaccaccgccaccaccaccgccaccaccacatcCTGCAAACCACAACCCCAAACCACCGAAGATTACCCTTCCCACGTTTGATGGTTCGAACCCGTTGGATTGGCTATTCCAAGCCAATAACTACTTTATCTACTACCCCATTTCGGACGCTCAACGGCTTTACTTAGCGGTATTCTACTTCACAGGTGATGCACTTAGTTCGTACAAGCATCTCTCCAACAACCGGTTACTCGGAACTTGGCCGGAATTTTCACGATCCTTGGAGCTCCGATTTGGTCCTTCTTCCTACGAGAATCACCAGGCGACCCTTTTCAAACTCCAGCAAACAACCACTGTGGCCGCGTATCAAACTGAGTTTGAACGACTCACCAACAGGGTCATCGGTTTATCTCCCGAGACACTAAAGAACTGTTTCATTTCCGGACTTAAACCGGATATTCAAAGTGAACTAGCTATCCATCATCCTCAAACAGTGCATCAAACATATGGATTAGCTCGTTTAATTGAAGACAAGTTTCATACCGGGATCCTTTCTCCGACAGTGGAACCGAGTCCGAGTCAACTCACACCGGCGTCAACTCCATCACAACCGTTGAAGCGCCTCACTCAAGCAGAAATGCAAGCCAAGAAAGCTGCCGGCATTTGTTTCCATTGTGACGAAAAGTTCCAGTCGGGGCACCGTTGCAAAACGCCACAATTCTTATTGTTTGAACCACCAACGGAACCGCCATGGGCCGCCTTGACTACACATGTGGGTCGTGAGGACACGACCCGTTTTAATGGGGCGGGTATTGATACGGATCCCTCATGATCCACCTAACTATTAGCTCCATGTTCTCCTGATCAATCCCACGTTTATTTGCATTAGTTGTTAGAgtcttttatttttgttattttaattCCTAGAAGTGCTAGTGGGTAGTTGAACCACTAACCCATCTTCCTTATTTCCTGCATTACGTGCATGTTTTGTAAGCCTTTAAAAAGGcatgtttggtgtttaatggAGGACATAAAAATTTGATCAAAAATCTCTTAACATTTACGATTcttattgttattttattttgggAGACCACCGATCTCGAACTCGGTTCTATCATACAACTTGCGATCTTAACAATAAACAGTAAACTCTGTAACAAATAATTGAATTGACAAGTGTCAATATTGGTGACAAACAAAAGGTTACGATACAACACCGATATTTTTCAAcatgtaaggtataacaatacaTTTGTGTTTTCCTTTAGTttatcaactaactaggttatgtccccgtgtattacacgggttgaaccaTAAAATATTATAAAAGTCACAgctttataaataaacaaaatataaataaattacaAATTACATTAACTACAAGTTAATATTTGATATATTAATGTCGTTTTGCTTATTCTAACAAGCTAATTAGATTGTATTTTTGCACCAAATAACATATGAAACTGGAAATTCTCATCACAGTGGATGACCAAAGAAAACTGGTTAAATTTATCACAGTCAATGACACCCAAGATGAAACATAAAATAGCAATAGCAAGTCTAGATGTAGCCATGGCTACTGTTGAATTTGACATTATGCTTTATGCTATGAAAACAATTACTTGAAACGGAATAATCAGAACTCAGTTAACTAAAATAAGAAACATTAAGAGTTTATTAGATCAATTATGTTTTCTTAAATTCTTTTATGTCACTCATATGATGTTCTTTACCTGTTTTTCCAaccaccaattttttttttttgacccaCAACCTTGAAGCAGAAGTATCACATAATAGCCACAAAATTAATGTTATATTACGTAAAACTCTAGAAGTtgattaaaaataaaactaatcttAAGATAAGTTCATGACAATACCCTGTTGGATCTTCTGATTGTCATATCCAACCAATTTAATAAACTTGCAGTTTCTATGTTAACATGTTTTGATAAACAGGTTGTGTTTAGGGCGACCTATTTAATCCTAAGCTAAAGTGCTAAATAGGTCGACCAACCAAGCTATTTAACCTATGTTCTACAATCAGTCGACCCAATTAGTACGTCTACAACTTAATTACTACTTGTTAACCAACATTTAGATGAAGGGGTTATATGGATGATGTTTAGTTTACATGATTTTAAATGCATATGGgctacaaatatatatatatatatatatatatatttatatatatatatatatagagagagagagagagagcggttAACCTACATTATACTTCCTCTATATAGAGAGCGGTTAACCTACATTATTAGTAATCGTACATTACATACGTGATAATCCTGACCGTAGGATCAAGGGATTAAAAGCGTGATTAAATAATTGTTTAAATGTCTGTCTAAAACGTAATTATGTGAACCAAAGGTTAAAATGGTCAATTTCCTATACCTAAATACCCGGCTAAATCTCAGTATCTAATCAAAAAACCATATTTGATAATCAAAAATTTCGGTGACTTTCAAACGATTCCGACCGACGGAGAAAGACGATTAACAACGGTGAACAACCAACGACCATCGATTTCACTTGAGAATGACGAATACGGCATTAAGAGGTATCGATTAAATCATCTTCTGAACCCCGTTTATTTTGTTAGCCAGTCCCAACTTTGTAGTTGAACTAATCGGCGGTTACATTATATGTTGAAGAAGCTAAAAGAGAAAGACGGAGCAAGAAAAGAAATGATCCGGTGAAGCCGGTGCACATTAGCGGCATAACTACAGGTTTGATGTTGATTGAAGTTTTTTAAGCCAAAATTAGGGTTGGTTAACTAGCGTTATTTGATAAGAACAAGCGTAATTTTTTGTTGATTCATTGATATGTAGTAGCGGGATTAGCAGGCTTAACATTAGATGATGATGATTCTTTTGAATGAACTAGCGGAATTAGGTTACATTGTGAAATTGGGAATTTTACCACTTGATATTGGGGCGTCTAATCTAATTGTGAAATTGAATCGTTTGAGCTAACAAACGACATTA
Coding sequences:
- the LOC110931021 gene encoding uncharacterized protein LOC110931021 gives rise to the protein MTVMQKLRMFVVQEPIVAASCLIGGFGLFLPAFVRPMLDSFESTKQVPPPVLSDVVAGMTGKK